In Mycobacterium sp. Aquia_213, the sequence CCAGCTGCCGGTCGGTGCGCACACCGACGAATACCCCGAACTCGATCAGGCTCCGGTGGCGGCCATCACGGGTGACACGGTCGAGCTGTTGGTGGTACCCGGACCACGCGACGACTGGTTCGTCGATCCCAACGTCCTGGTCCACACCGACTGGGTGGCATCCGATCGCAGCGACCGGGTCGGGATGCGTCTGGTCGGCCGCGCGCTGCAGTACCGCTTCCCCGACCGGCAGCTGCCCAGCGAGGGCGCCACCCGAGGCGCAATTCAGGTGCCGCCCAACGGATTACCGGTGATCCTGGGGCCCGACCATCCGATCACCGGCGGTTACCCGGTCGTCGGCGTGGTGATCGATGAGGACATCGACAAGGTCGCCCAGGTGCGAGCGGGTCAGCGCGTGCGCCTGCATTGGGCGCGGCCCCGATCGCCGATGGGCGACCAGTCCCACTGAGCCCGATTCTCCTGATGCGCGCCCCGCGACAAGACTGGTAGACAGGGAGTGTGCGCCCCCAGGTACACACCGCACGCCTGGTTCACACTGCCGATCTCGACAGCGATACTCGTCAGCGCGTCCACCAAATGGTCACCGAAGCCTTCGCGGGCGATTTCACCCAGGACGACTGGGAACACGCCCAGGGCGGTATGCACGCCCTGATCTGGCATCACGGCGCGATCATCGCGCACGCCGCGGTGGTCCAGCGGCGGTTGATCTATCAGGGCAACGCGTTGCGCTGCGGCTACATCGAAGGGGTTGCCGTCCGGGAAGACCACCGCGGCCACGGGCTGGTCCACGCGTTGTTGGACGGAGTCGAGCAGGTGCTGCGCGGCGCGTATCAGGTGGGAGCACTGAGTTCATCGGTCCGGGCCCGCGGAATCTATGCCGCCCGCGGCTGGGTGCCCTGGACCGGTCCGACGTCGGTACTGGCCCCGAGCGGCCCAACGCGCACACCCGACGACGACGGAACGATATTCGTCTTCCCGGTCACGATCACCTTGGACACCGCCGCGGAATTGACGTGCGACTGGCGCGCCGGCGACGTTTGGTAGGTGTGCTCGAAATCTCGCGCACCCCAGCGCGATTCATCACACCGCGGTTAGCTACACTGTGAGTTGTTGTCGCGTTTGCCGCCGCGATTGTGGTGCACGCCACACTGATTGACCGCCCTCACACCACCGGACTCCGGCAGGTGAGCGGAAATTCACGCCCGGGTCATTGCGGGCAGCGCTCGGGCAACAATGGATTTCTAGCGTTATCGTCATGAAACTCTCGCTGGGCCGTTCGCATGTCCTTTCGAACTGGGACCCCGAAGACACGGCGGCCTGGGAGGCCGGCAACGACAAGATCGCCCGTCGCAACCTGATCTGGTCGGTGGCCGCGGAGCACATCGGCTTCTCGGTCTGGTCGATCTGGTCGGTGATGGTGCTGTTCATGCCGGCGTCGGTGTACGGATTTTCGGCCGGGGACAAGTTCCTGCTCGGCGCCACCGCAACACTGGTCGGGGCGTGCCTGCGCTTCCCCTACACGTTTGCGACCGCGAAGTTCGGCGGGCGCAACTGGACGGTGTTCTCCGCGCTGGTGCTGTTGATTCCGACCGTCGGCACCATGCTGCTGCTGGCCCACCCCGGCCTGCCGCTGTGGCCGTATCTGGTGTGCGCGGCGCTGGCCGGCCTGGGCGGCGGCAACTTCGCATCGTCGATGACCAACATCAACGCGTTCTACCCGCAGCGCCTGAAGGGCTGGGCGCTGGCGGTCAACGCCGGTGGCGGCAACCTGGGTGTGCCGGTGGTTCAGCTGGTCGGCCTGCTGGTGATCGCGGCCGCCGGAAACCGGCAACCATATTGGGTGTGCGCCATTTACCTTGTGCTGCTGGCGATCGCAGGTATCGGCGCCGCGCTCTACATGGACAACCTGCAGCACTACCGCATCGATACGAGCACCATGCGGGCGGTGCTGTCCGAGCGACACAGCTGGGTGATCGCGCTGCTGTACATCGGCACCTTCGGCTCGTTCATCGGTTTCTCGTTCGCGTTTGGCCAGGTGTTGCAGATGAACTTTGTCGCCAGCGGCGAGAACACCGCGCAGGCCTCTCTGCATGCCGCCCAGATCGCTTTCCTGGGGCCACTATTGGGATCGATATCGCGGGTATACGGCGGCAAACTCGCCGACCGCATCGGCGGCGGCAGGGTCACGCTCGCCGTCTTCTGCTCGATGATCCTGGCTGGCGGAATACTAATCAGCGCAAGCACTTTCGGTAGCCACGGCGCCGGCCGGACTTCCGCCGCCACGATGGTCGGTTTTGTGATCGGGTTCGTGGCCCTGTTCATCCTGTCCGGCATCGGCAATGGGTCGGTGTACAAAATGATTCCGTCGATCTTCGAGGCGCGTAGTCACTCGCTGCAGATGGGCGAGACGGAGCGCCGGCAGTGGTCACGCTCAATGTCGGGGGCACTGATCGGGCTCGCCGGTGCGATCGGCGCCCTCGGTGGTGTCGGCGTCAATCTGGCGCTGCGGCAGTCGTATCTGCACAGCGGTACCGCAACGTCGGCGTTCTGGGCCTTCACGTTGTGCTACGTCGCCGCCTCGATCCTGACCTGGGCGGTGTACGTGCGCCGCCCACTTGAAGTGACCGCGCCCGAGGCTGCATCGGGGGCTCGGCTGGCTACCGTATAGGCGCGGTATACGAGCCATACCGATTCGGTAGAGAACGAAATGTATTGCACCTCACACCGAATTCCACGCCCACCCTGGCACGGTCGAGTATTTACCACTTTGCGTATGAGTATTGCCGGAAGCATCCGGCCTGAGCTGCGACGATCTCCTACCTGAAATAATCCCTCAGCGATCTACCAGATAACTAGGATTCAACTTACAGGCGATATTGGTCCGAATGAGTTGACGCAGTTCGGTTCCGAATGTGAGCATCGAAACTACGGCAGGGCATGCCTCATCAATTCGAGGCGCCCACAAGGGCATTGAAGGCCAGAATCACCACAGCTCTTCCCACCTATGGGTTGAACTGGTTGACGCCCAGACGATTTCGACCACTCGTTCACGAAAGGTACAGATCGGCATGGGCCGCAACCACCGCATCACGGATTGGAATCCGGACGACACCGCGGCCTGGGACGCCGGCAATAGCAAGATCGCTCGGCGCAATCTGTGGTGCACGATGGCGGGGGACCATGTCGCCTTCTCGATCTGGACTCTCTGGTCGGTGATGGTGCTATTCATGCCGGTGTCGGTCTACGGCTTTCGCGCCAGCGACAAGTTGCTCCTTGGTGCCGTCGCCACTCTGGTCGGCGGCTGCGCGCGCATTCCCTACACCTTGGGCATCGCCAAGTTCGGCGGCCGCAACTGGACCGTGTTCTCCGCGTTCGTGCTGCTGATCCCGACCGCCGGCACCATCGTCCTGCTGGCCAATCCCGGACTGCCGCTGTGGCCGTATGTGATCTGCGCCGCACTGACCGGACTGGGTGGCGGCAACTACGCGGCATCACTGGCCAACGTCAACGCGTTCTATCCGCAGCGGCTCAAGGGAACGGCGCTGGCTGTCAACGCCGGCGTCGGCAATCTTGGTGTCGCGGTGATCCAACTGATCGGTCTGCTGGCGCTGGCCACCGCGGGCCACCAGGCGCCGTACTGGGTGTGCGCGGTCTACTTGGTGTTGCTCACCGCGGTCGGCATCGCGGCGGCGCTGTTCATGGACAACCTCGACCACGGCGTCGAGCTCAACCACATGCGCTCGATCCTGTCCGACCGGGACGCCTGGGTGATCTCGCTGCTCTACATCTGCACCTTCGGCTCCTGGATCGGGTTTTCCTTCGCCTTCGGCCAGGTCCTGCAGGTCAACTTCGGAGCCAATGGCGAAAGCGCCGCGCACGCGTCGCTGCACGCGGCTCAAATCGCCTTTGTCGGGCCGTTATTGGGCTCGCTGGCGCGGATCTACGGCGGCCGACTGGCGGACCGCCGCGGCGGTAGCCGCGTCACCCTGGGCGTCCTGGTGGGCATGATTGTGGGCGCCGGTCTGCTGGTGGGCATCAGCATGGTCGAGGACCGCAGCGCCACCACATCTGCTACAGCGGTGGTCGGCTACGTCATCGGGTTCATCGTGCTGTTCGTGCTGTCGGGAATTGGCAACGGCTCGGTGTTCAAACTGATCCCGTCGGTCTTCGAGGCGCGCAGTCGCTCGCTGGATGTCAGCGAAGCGGAGCGCCGGCAGTGGTCGCGCGCCAAGTCGGGATCCCTGATCGGCATCTGCTCGGCGGTCGGCGCGCTCGGCGGCGTCGGAATCAACCTGGCGCTGCGCGAGTCCTACCTGCGCAGCGGCACCGAGACTTCGGCCTACTGGCTGTTCCTGGCCTCCTACGTCGTCGCGGCGATACTGACGTGGCGGATGTACGTGCGTCGCCCGGAGTCGGCGTCGGCCGCACCGAATTCGGTGCTCACAATGGAACCCGCGCGGGTGTGACAATCACCGCAACATGGGCAATGCGTCAGCAATCGTCAGGTAACGGAGTGGAAACGTCACAGGCATACACAGATCGTATGGAGCAGCCCGCCTCACCACCGCTTACCGGTTACCGGATAGCGGTTACATCGGCGCGCCGCTCCGAGGAGCTGTGCGCGTTGCTGAGCCGTCAGGGCGCCGAGGTCTCCAGCGCCGCCGCGATCAACATGATCGCGTTGCCCGAAGATGAAGAACTGCAGAGCAATACCGAGGCCGTGATCGCCGACCCGCCCGACATTTTGGTCGCCCACACCGGTATCGGATTTCGCGGCTGGGTGGCCGCCGCCGAGGGTTGGGGTTTGTCGAACCAGCTCATCGCGTCGTTGTCCAAGGCGCGGGTGCTGGCCCGCGGGCCCAAGGCGACCGGAGCGCTGCGCGCCGCCGGCCTGCACGAGGAGTGGTCACCGAAATCCGAATCCTCCCAAGAGCTTCTCAGGTACCTACTTGAGCCGGGAGTATCCGGCGCGCGTATCGCGGTCCAATTGCACGGCGCCGCCGACGCCTGGGACCCGTTCCCGGAATTCATCGGGGGCTTGCGCGCCGCGGGTGCCGACGTGGTGCCCATCCGGGTGTATCGGTGGAAGTCCACCGCCTTGGGCGGCCACTTCGACCAACTGGTCACGGGAATCGCGCGACGGCAATACGACGCGGTCA encodes:
- a CDS encoding GNAT family N-acetyltransferase, yielding MRPQVHTARLVHTADLDSDTRQRVHQMVTEAFAGDFTQDDWEHAQGGMHALIWHHGAIIAHAAVVQRRLIYQGNALRCGYIEGVAVREDHRGHGLVHALLDGVEQVLRGAYQVGALSSSVRARGIYAARGWVPWTGPTSVLAPSGPTRTPDDDGTIFVFPVTITLDTAAELTCDWRAGDVW
- a CDS encoding nitrate/nitrite transporter, with the translated sequence MGRSHVLSNWDPEDTAAWEAGNDKIARRNLIWSVAAEHIGFSVWSIWSVMVLFMPASVYGFSAGDKFLLGATATLVGACLRFPYTFATAKFGGRNWTVFSALVLLIPTVGTMLLLAHPGLPLWPYLVCAALAGLGGGNFASSMTNINAFYPQRLKGWALAVNAGGGNLGVPVVQLVGLLVIAAAGNRQPYWVCAIYLVLLAIAGIGAALYMDNLQHYRIDTSTMRAVLSERHSWVIALLYIGTFGSFIGFSFAFGQVLQMNFVASGENTAQASLHAAQIAFLGPLLGSISRVYGGKLADRIGGGRVTLAVFCSMILAGGILISASTFGSHGAGRTSAATMVGFVIGFVALFILSGIGNGSVYKMIPSIFEARSHSLQMGETERRQWSRSMSGALIGLAGAIGALGGVGVNLALRQSYLHSGTATSAFWAFTLCYVAASILTWAVYVRRPLEVTAPEAASGARLATV
- a CDS encoding nitrate/nitrite transporter is translated as MGRNHRITDWNPDDTAAWDAGNSKIARRNLWCTMAGDHVAFSIWTLWSVMVLFMPVSVYGFRASDKLLLGAVATLVGGCARIPYTLGIAKFGGRNWTVFSAFVLLIPTAGTIVLLANPGLPLWPYVICAALTGLGGGNYAASLANVNAFYPQRLKGTALAVNAGVGNLGVAVIQLIGLLALATAGHQAPYWVCAVYLVLLTAVGIAAALFMDNLDHGVELNHMRSILSDRDAWVISLLYICTFGSWIGFSFAFGQVLQVNFGANGESAAHASLHAAQIAFVGPLLGSLARIYGGRLADRRGGSRVTLGVLVGMIVGAGLLVGISMVEDRSATTSATAVVGYVIGFIVLFVLSGIGNGSVFKLIPSVFEARSRSLDVSEAERRQWSRAKSGSLIGICSAVGALGGVGINLALRESYLRSGTETSAYWLFLASYVVAAILTWRMYVRRPESASAAPNSVLTMEPARV
- a CDS encoding uroporphyrinogen-III synthase; translated protein: MEQPASPPLTGYRIAVTSARRSEELCALLSRQGAEVSSAAAINMIALPEDEELQSNTEAVIADPPDILVAHTGIGFRGWVAAAEGWGLSNQLIASLSKARVLARGPKATGALRAAGLHEEWSPKSESSQELLRYLLEPGVSGARIAVQLHGAADAWDPFPEFIGGLRAAGADVVPIRVYRWKSTALGGHFDQLVTGIARRQYDAVSFTSAPAAAAVLERSRDLNIEEQVIEALRTDVHAMCVGPVTAQPLHRKGIPTSAPERMRLGALARHIAEKLPLLGSCNVKAAGHAVEIRGNCVLVDGSVQSLSGSGMAVLRALAQRPGDVVARGELLRVLPGNSNDPHAVDTAVLRLRTALGDKNIVATVVKRGYRLAIDEPVGLS